The proteins below are encoded in one region of Cryomorphaceae bacterium 1068:
- a CDS encoding hotdog fold thioesterase: protein MSDKKPSSWKIVETMMKKDAFSQWLGIEVIVVDKGYAKLKMKVKDEMLNGFGIAHGGVTYSLADSALAFASNGHGKMAVSTGTSIAHFRQVHSGDTLTAEARETNLGEKVAHYQITITNQDEEVVASFFGSVYRTSKDWEI from the coding sequence ATGTCCGATAAAAAGCCATCATCATGGAAAATCGTCGAAACGATGATGAAGAAGGATGCCTTTAGCCAATGGCTGGGCATAGAGGTAATCGTAGTGGACAAGGGCTACGCAAAGCTCAAAATGAAAGTGAAGGACGAAATGCTCAATGGCTTCGGTATTGCGCATGGCGGTGTGACTTACAGCTTAGCCGACAGCGCACTGGCCTTTGCCAGCAATGGCCACGGAAAAATGGCAGTTTCAACGGGAACATCCATCGCTCACTTCCGACAGGTTCATTCGGGTGATACGCTGACTGCTGAAGCCCGCGAGACCAACCTCGGCGAAAAGGTAGCACACTACCAAATCACCATTACCAATCAGGACGAAGAGGTCGTGGCATCTTTCTTCGGTAGTGTTTATAGAACTTCAAAAGACTGGGAAATCTAA
- a CDS encoding 3-hydroxyacyl-CoA dehydrogenase NAD-binding domain-containing protein, translating into MSRLDKDTKIAIIGSGSMGAGIAQVAAAAGHDVCLFDNNSEALDSAATKLKKILDRLVEKERITQKEGESIYNRIEFCNHLEDLTGTGLMIEAIVEDLGVKRNLFSHLELIADDNTILATNTSSLSIAKIASACSKPQRVLGIHFFNPAPLMPLVEIIPAVQTSGDTLVEARNLIDSWGKVTVIAKDTPGFIVNRVARPFYGEALRILEEGIADVPTIDWAVKELGGFRMGPFELMDYIGNDINYVVTETVFKEFFYDPRYRPSFTQKRMMEAGWLGRKSGKGYYDYSDAANNPKPNEDVELGQKVLHRILVMLINEAADALYLNISTREGIELAMTRGVNYPKGLFQWADELGIDEVLKQLEALQDLYGEDRYRPSVLLKRMVEEKKTFYSENLIEN; encoded by the coding sequence ATGAGTAGATTAGACAAAGACACTAAAATTGCAATAATCGGAAGCGGATCAATGGGGGCCGGAATAGCCCAAGTTGCGGCTGCCGCAGGCCATGATGTCTGCCTGTTTGACAATAACAGTGAAGCACTGGACAGCGCTGCTACGAAGCTTAAAAAAATACTGGATAGACTTGTCGAAAAAGAACGGATAACCCAAAAAGAAGGAGAATCAATCTACAACAGAATTGAGTTTTGCAATCACCTAGAAGACCTGACGGGTACGGGACTTATGATTGAAGCAATAGTTGAAGACTTGGGCGTTAAAAGGAACCTTTTCAGCCACTTAGAACTAATAGCAGACGACAATACCATACTTGCAACCAATACGTCAAGTTTGAGTATTGCCAAAATAGCATCAGCTTGTTCGAAGCCTCAAAGGGTCTTGGGGATTCACTTTTTCAACCCTGCTCCGTTGATGCCTCTAGTGGAGATCATCCCTGCCGTTCAAACGTCCGGTGATACGCTTGTTGAAGCAAGGAATTTAATCGATTCCTGGGGGAAAGTTACCGTGATTGCCAAGGACACTCCAGGCTTTATCGTCAATAGAGTAGCACGCCCGTTTTACGGTGAAGCCCTGCGCATACTAGAAGAGGGAATTGCCGACGTACCTACCATTGATTGGGCCGTAAAAGAACTGGGAGGCTTTAGGATGGGACCCTTTGAATTGATGGATTACATCGGTAATGACATCAACTACGTTGTAACGGAAACCGTTTTCAAAGAGTTCTTTTACGATCCTCGATACAGACCGTCATTCACTCAAAAGCGAATGATGGAAGCCGGATGGCTGGGACGAAAATCAGGCAAAGGTTATTACGATTATAGCGATGCGGCAAATAATCCCAAACCCAATGAAGATGTGGAACTGGGACAAAAGGTGCTTCACAGAATTTTGGTCATGTTGATCAATGAGGCAGCCGATGCTCTCTACCTCAATATTTCTACACGCGAAGGTATCGAACTAGCCATGACCCGTGGAGTGAATTACCCGAAAGGCCTCTTCCAATGGGCCGACGAACTCGGTATTGACGAAGTCCTGAAACAGCTTGAGGCATTGCAAGATTTATATGGAGAAGACCGTTATAGACCAAGTGTTTTACTCAAAAGGATGGTCGAAGAGAAAAAGACCTTCTATTCCGAAAATCTAATTGAAAATTAA
- the paaG gene encoding 2-(1,2-epoxy-1,2-dihydrophenyl)acetyl-CoA isomerase PaaG encodes MESILIEKQGGITFLKLNRPKVFNSFNKEMSFALHAALDSCQADKSVRAVVIQGIGKAFCAGQDLQEVTDPEGPLLTSIVRDHYNPIIEKIRNLDKPVIAAVNGVAAGAGANIALACDVVLACESSSFIQAFSKIGLIPDSGGTFFLPRLVGFQRASALMMLGDKVSANDAMEMGMIYKAVPDDEFDSAVEATAAKLAAMPTKGLAYTKKALNRSMQNNLSSQLALEEQLQTRAGGTHDYNEGVTAFLEKRKPEFKGE; translated from the coding sequence ATGGAATCAATTCTAATCGAAAAGCAGGGAGGCATAACCTTTCTCAAGCTCAATCGACCGAAAGTATTCAATAGCTTCAACAAGGAAATGTCCTTTGCCTTGCATGCGGCCTTGGATTCTTGTCAAGCCGATAAATCTGTTCGTGCGGTTGTGATACAGGGCATAGGAAAAGCATTTTGCGCCGGGCAAGACTTACAGGAGGTAACAGACCCTGAGGGTCCTCTTCTCACAAGTATCGTTCGTGACCACTACAACCCGATTATCGAAAAAATCAGGAATTTGGATAAGCCTGTGATTGCCGCTGTAAATGGCGTTGCCGCAGGTGCCGGAGCCAATATTGCATTGGCCTGTGATGTCGTTCTTGCTTGCGAATCATCATCCTTCATTCAAGCATTTAGCAAAATAGGCCTCATCCCCGATAGTGGAGGGACCTTTTTTCTTCCAAGGCTAGTCGGCTTTCAAAGAGCTTCAGCTCTAATGATGCTCGGCGACAAAGTATCGGCTAACGATGCAATGGAAATGGGAATGATTTACAAGGCAGTGCCGGACGATGAATTTGATTCTGCTGTTGAAGCTACTGCTGCCAAACTAGCTGCAATGCCTACGAAAGGATTGGCTTACACAAAGAAAGCACTGAACCGCTCTATGCAAAATAATTTGTCATCTCAGCTGGCGTTGGAGGAACAACTTCAAACGAGGGCAGGCGGTACGCATGATTACAACGAGGGCGTAACGGCCTTTTTAGAAAAAAGGAAACCCGAGTTTAAAGGAGAATAA
- a CDS encoding polyphosphate kinase 2 family protein, with protein sequence MIDSSNLSSQFQVPTDGSFVLSDHHSTWSAPLGIESLTGKELKKAAKKFLKENLKQLQEAQELLWASNRRSMLLIFQAMDAAGKDSTIKHVMTGINPQGVSVTSFKQPSKEELEHNFLWRYWNKMPERGQIGIFNRSYYEEVLVVKVHPEILDARPLPRGPRGTEFWEARYEDINTMERHLFRSGKVILKFFLNVSKEEQKKRFIDRLSIPEKHWKFTESDVQERQHWDRYMQAFEEAIKATSTEWAPWHVIPADNKWKMRGLVSSIITEKILSLNLEFPQVSEDEKARLQEIKKKLENE encoded by the coding sequence ATGATCGATTCTTCGAACTTGTCATCTCAATTTCAAGTACCTACCGATGGATCCTTTGTCTTAAGTGATCATCATTCTACTTGGTCGGCTCCTTTGGGTATTGAAAGTCTCACGGGCAAAGAGCTAAAGAAAGCCGCCAAGAAGTTTTTGAAGGAAAACCTCAAGCAGCTTCAGGAAGCTCAAGAGTTGCTTTGGGCCAGCAATAGACGAAGCATGCTTCTGATCTTCCAAGCTATGGACGCGGCTGGTAAGGATAGTACCATAAAACATGTGATGACGGGCATCAATCCTCAAGGGGTGAGTGTAACCAGTTTTAAGCAGCCTTCGAAAGAAGAATTGGAGCATAACTTTTTGTGGCGGTATTGGAATAAAATGCCCGAAAGAGGACAAATCGGAATTTTCAATCGATCGTATTACGAAGAGGTGTTGGTAGTAAAAGTGCACCCCGAAATACTCGACGCAAGACCTCTTCCAAGGGGGCCTAGAGGAACTGAATTTTGGGAAGCCCGATATGAGGATATCAATACCATGGAGCGGCATCTCTTCAGAAGTGGAAAAGTGATTCTGAAATTTTTCTTGAATGTTTCAAAGGAGGAACAAAAGAAGCGCTTCATTGATCGGCTGAGCATACCCGAAAAACATTGGAAGTTTACTGAAAGTGATGTTCAGGAAAGGCAACACTGGGATCGTTATATGCAAGCCTTTGAAGAAGCCATAAAGGCAACTTCTACCGAATGGGCTCCGTGGCACGTAATTCCTGCTGATAATAAATGGAAGATGAGAGGGTTGGTCTCATCTATTATTACTGAAAAGATTCTTAGTTTGAACTTGGAGTTTCCTCAAGTGAGTGAAGATGAAAAGGCTCGATTGCAAGAGATCAAAAAGAAGCTGGAAAATGAGTAG
- a CDS encoding copper resistance protein NlpE, translated as MKFPIHLLFALAILFHSCGNGDSAESDTSEADSVKTEKHVVADPHNSQNALDWTGTYSGVLPCDACDELQAEITLEENGRFSRKLVYKGKSKTPLLSSGIFEWNEAGSEITLKSFKGNGQVYKVGENRLIYQVPEGGSVEYILSKVVEKADEPV; from the coding sequence ATGAAATTTCCTATACATCTTTTATTCGCTCTTGCTATCTTATTTCACTCTTGTGGAAACGGAGATTCTGCTGAGTCAGACACATCAGAGGCAGATAGTGTCAAAACGGAAAAACATGTAGTAGCTGATCCACACAACAGCCAAAATGCATTAGACTGGACCGGAACCTATTCGGGCGTTCTTCCCTGCGATGCCTGTGATGAACTTCAAGCTGAAATAACCCTCGAGGAGAACGGTCGATTTTCTCGAAAGCTAGTTTATAAGGGCAAATCAAAGACTCCCTTGCTCAGCTCAGGAATCTTCGAGTGGAATGAAGCGGGTTCTGAAATTACATTGAAGAGCTTCAAAGGAAATGGGCAAGTATACAAGGTAGGAGAGAACAGACTCATTTACCAGGTGCCTGAGGGTGGTTCGGTAGAATACATTTTATCTAAAGTGGTTGAGAAGGCCGATGAGCCTGTATGA
- a CDS encoding DUF1501 domain-containing protein — protein sequence MQNRRDFLKTTGLAGTTLMVPNLFRLSAPSAFTGKRLVVVQLSGGNDWLNTVVPYRNDIYYKSRPRLAINQNEVNKLTDELGLHPSLKSLNSLFDEGEMAIFQGVGYPEPNRSHFRSMDIWHTATDGKSYSDQGWLGHWSQKSKAEFPSLEINENLSLAMKANQGKSLAISNLNGIKRIKDDRLLQAMAHSEKHDHDMASYLYQTAVRVTEGADYLSSLIKPSSGDGSYPSNTLSADLRIVANLMKSGAETRVFYTSISGFDTHANQKGTQERLLKNVDESIQAFKNDLKQANLWDDTLVMVFSEFGRRVAQNAGGGTDHGTAGNLWLMSGGLKKPGLRGEMPSLQNLDQGDLVFNTDFREVYAGILHHWLKSPNTADILGPIIKTAVI from the coding sequence ATGCAAAACAGAAGAGACTTTTTAAAGACCACAGGATTAGCAGGAACCACATTGATGGTACCCAACTTATTCAGGCTATCGGCTCCCTCTGCTTTTACAGGAAAACGTTTGGTTGTGGTACAACTTTCGGGAGGAAATGATTGGCTAAACACGGTAGTCCCCTACCGAAATGACATCTATTACAAAAGCAGACCTCGATTGGCTATCAACCAAAACGAAGTAAACAAGTTGACCGATGAACTCGGTCTCCATCCTTCATTGAAGTCGCTCAATTCGCTCTTTGACGAAGGAGAGATGGCTATTTTTCAAGGGGTCGGGTATCCTGAACCAAATCGATCACACTTCAGAAGTATGGATATCTGGCATACGGCCACCGATGGAAAATCTTATTCAGATCAGGGATGGCTGGGCCACTGGTCTCAAAAAAGCAAGGCAGAGTTCCCGTCTTTAGAGATCAACGAAAACTTGAGTTTGGCTATGAAGGCAAATCAAGGGAAGTCCTTGGCAATTTCAAATCTCAACGGGATCAAGCGAATCAAAGATGATCGACTTTTGCAAGCCATGGCTCATAGCGAGAAACACGATCACGACATGGCCTCTTACCTCTATCAAACCGCCGTTCGAGTTACTGAAGGTGCAGATTACCTTTCGAGCCTCATCAAGCCGAGTTCCGGAGATGGCAGCTACCCGTCCAATACACTTAGCGCTGATTTGAGGATTGTGGCCAATTTGATGAAGTCAGGGGCCGAAACAAGGGTCTTTTACACATCGATCTCAGGATTTGATACGCATGCCAATCAAAAAGGAACTCAGGAGCGCCTGCTCAAGAATGTAGACGAATCCATTCAGGCCTTCAAAAATGATTTAAAACAAGCCAATCTTTGGGATGATACCTTGGTGATGGTTTTCAGCGAATTCGGTCGCCGTGTGGCTCAGAATGCTGGCGGAGGAACCGATCACGGGACGGCAGGAAACCTTTGGCTGATGAGTGGCGGATTGAAAAAACCCGGATTGAGAGGGGAAATGCCTTCACTTCAAAACTTGGATCAAGGCGACTTAGTTTTCAATACCGACTTCCGAGAAGTCTACGCCGGAATTCTTCACCACTGGCTGAAAAGCCCGAACACAGCGGATATTTTGGGCCCAATTATCAAAACGGCAGTTATTTAG
- a CDS encoding DUF1800 domain-containing protein, whose amino-acid sequence MNSLKELKHYHSRFGFGLSLKDLLLFKESNSFDAHKNLEKQMDSRDFSPLEISRKLKPIRFKEMVGMEKSDRKAMIDADRKLVIEINGEWIAKMANTSNPLREKMSLFWHDHFACKPKTSYMTSSYLELIRKESLGNFRSLLHGIAKEPAMLLYLNNQQNRKGHPNENFAREVMELFTLGIGNYSEKDIKESARAFTGWNVDSDRHFKLNERQHDNGTKTFFGETKRWTGEEVIDRILEEKAAAEYVSGKIAKYFLGRPPSENLQSTLTRTFYESDYEIGPVLLAIAESDEFNSEDIIGQDVLSPVELLVRLERDFHLSADDNFYRIAIQKGLGQVLFQPPNVAGWPSGKGWIDASTLPTRLSLARAILLKNDYEVKTNKSFAQGEDLTENLSKRLKKGLQAKSNISAIEEAFGHMSYSDKTTQIANWLIPETVLNENEMIEEIKLLGFEGTKGALALIASLPEYQLK is encoded by the coding sequence ATGAATTCACTTAAGGAATTAAAGCACTATCACTCTCGTTTTGGATTCGGCTTAAGCCTTAAAGACCTGCTTTTATTTAAGGAATCGAATTCATTTGACGCTCACAAAAATCTTGAAAAGCAGATGGATTCAAGAGACTTCAGTCCCTTAGAAATCTCAAGGAAACTGAAACCCATCCGCTTCAAAGAAATGGTGGGAATGGAAAAGTCGGACCGCAAAGCCATGATAGATGCCGATCGAAAACTGGTGATCGAAATCAATGGGGAATGGATAGCTAAAATGGCCAATACATCGAATCCGCTACGGGAAAAGATGAGTCTCTTCTGGCACGATCACTTCGCTTGCAAACCAAAAACCTCGTACATGACAAGTTCCTACCTGGAGCTTATTCGGAAAGAATCTTTGGGGAATTTCAGAAGTCTTCTGCACGGCATTGCTAAAGAGCCTGCGATGTTGCTCTACCTGAACAATCAGCAAAATCGCAAAGGCCATCCCAACGAGAATTTTGCCAGAGAAGTGATGGAGCTATTCACACTCGGGATCGGAAACTATTCAGAGAAAGATATCAAGGAATCAGCACGAGCATTTACAGGATGGAACGTGGATTCTGATAGGCATTTCAAATTGAACGAACGCCAGCATGACAATGGCACAAAAACCTTCTTCGGCGAAACCAAACGCTGGACAGGAGAAGAGGTAATTGATAGAATCCTCGAAGAAAAAGCTGCTGCTGAATATGTCTCCGGAAAAATAGCGAAGTACTTCTTAGGAAGGCCTCCAAGCGAAAATCTACAATCGACTTTGACCAGAACCTTCTACGAGTCAGACTATGAAATAGGTCCTGTCTTGCTTGCCATCGCAGAATCAGATGAGTTTAACTCTGAAGATATCATCGGGCAGGATGTGCTCTCACCTGTTGAACTGTTGGTACGCTTGGAGCGAGACTTCCACCTAAGTGCGGATGACAACTTCTACCGTATAGCCATACAAAAGGGATTAGGTCAAGTACTCTTTCAACCGCCCAATGTAGCAGGTTGGCCTTCCGGCAAAGGGTGGATCGACGCTTCTACCCTCCCCACTCGACTTTCGTTAGCAAGGGCCATTTTGCTAAAGAATGACTACGAAGTAAAAACGAATAAGTCTTTTGCCCAAGGTGAGGACTTGACGGAAAACCTCTCAAAGAGATTAAAAAAAGGACTACAGGCCAAATCCAATATTTCAGCAATTGAAGAGGCGTTTGGACATATGTCTTATAGCGATAAAACAACCCAAATCGCCAATTGGCTGATTCCGGAGACCGTTCTTAACGAAAACGAGATGATCGAAGAAATCAAACTACTTGGTTTCGAAGGAACCAAAGGCGCTCTGGCTCTTATAGCCTCTCTACCTGAATACCAACTCAAATAG
- a CDS encoding acyl-CoA desaturase has translation MTRYKFSRQINKDFSIELRKRVNAYFSENKIEKSGNSIMKLKTFSALFLYFGPFIVILFGGFESVGLLFALWIVMGVGKAFMGTSVMHDALHGSMFDKKKANRLFGFSSVALGADAKMWKIQHNVLHHTYTNVENGDEDIEVRYLLRFSPNQPRYWYHRYQHIYAVFFYAVSTFYWATGKDFLKLAKYKEKGFLKTNKEYAGRLSKIIFGKILYFSVFLLLPMLVVNVPIWMTFLMFMSMHVVAGVALSITFQLAHVVPSSEFVIAEGEEIKQNWSVHQLLTTCNFAPKSKIVGWFTGGLNFQIEHHLFPNICHVHYPKLSKIVQETAAEFNIPYHMENTFFAAVKGHFKMLRDLGRTDPAIA, from the coding sequence ATGACGCGATACAAATTTTCAAGACAGATTAATAAAGATTTCTCAATCGAATTGAGAAAGAGAGTAAACGCTTATTTCAGTGAAAATAAAATTGAAAAAAGCGGTAACTCAATAATGAAGCTAAAAACATTCTCAGCTTTGTTTCTCTACTTCGGCCCTTTCATTGTCATCCTTTTTGGAGGATTCGAATCGGTAGGGTTGTTATTTGCACTTTGGATCGTAATGGGTGTCGGTAAGGCTTTCATGGGTACCTCTGTTATGCATGATGCCTTGCACGGTTCAATGTTTGACAAAAAGAAAGCCAATCGACTTTTCGGATTTTCCTCTGTAGCACTAGGTGCAGACGCAAAAATGTGGAAGATTCAACACAATGTTTTGCACCACACCTACACTAATGTAGAGAACGGTGACGAAGATATTGAGGTAAGGTATTTATTGCGTTTTTCTCCAAATCAGCCAAGATACTGGTACCACAGGTATCAGCACATTTATGCTGTTTTCTTTTATGCCGTAAGTACCTTTTACTGGGCTACGGGAAAAGATTTCTTGAAACTCGCAAAATACAAGGAGAAAGGCTTCTTGAAGACCAACAAGGAATATGCAGGCAGACTATCCAAAATCATATTCGGTAAGATTCTTTACTTCTCTGTATTTCTGTTGTTGCCAATGCTTGTGGTAAATGTTCCCATCTGGATGACCTTCCTCATGTTTATGAGCATGCATGTAGTTGCGGGTGTTGCATTGAGCATCACATTCCAATTGGCACACGTGGTTCCAAGTTCTGAGTTCGTTATTGCAGAAGGAGAAGAAATTAAACAAAACTGGTCGGTTCACCAACTTTTAACAACCTGCAATTTTGCGCCCAAAAGCAAAATCGTAGGATGGTTTACGGGAGGCTTGAACTTTCAAATCGAACACCACCTATTTCCGAACATTTGTCACGTTCACTATCCGAAGCTTTCTAAAATTGTTCAAGAAACTGCTGCTGAATTCAATATTCCTTATCATATGGAAAATACATTCTTTGCTGCAGTTAAAGGCCATTTTAAAATGTTGAGAGATTTAGGCAGAACGGATCCTGCGATAGCTTAA